One window from the genome of Ovis canadensis isolate MfBH-ARS-UI-01 breed Bighorn chromosome 21, ARS-UI_OviCan_v2, whole genome shotgun sequence encodes:
- the LOC138427306 gene encoding olfactory receptor 8B3-like isoform X2, producing MVLRRMAPGNDSFVTEFILLGLTDQPDLQLPLFLLFLVMYLVTLMGNLGLIILIGVNSHLHTPMYFFLFNLSFIDLCYSSVFTPKMLINFTSEKNIISYLGCMTQLYFFCFFCISEIYVLTSMAYDRYVAICNPLLYNVVMSPKVCSSLMLGSYLVAFSRAMAHTGCMLRLTFCDANTINHYFCDILPLFQLSCTNTYINELELFIVAGINIIVPNLTIIVSYGLILTNILRIHSTQGRSKAFNTCSSHIIAVSLFFGSCIFMYLKPSSAGSMNERKISSLFYTNVVAMMNPLIYSLRNKDVKTALRKTLSRRQI from the exons ATGGTTTTGAGAAG AATGGCTCCTGGaaatgactcttttgtgactgaaTTCATTCTGTTGGGATTAACAGACCAACCAGATCTCCAACTCCCCCTGTTTCTCCTGTTTCTAGTAATGTATCTGGTCACTCTGATGGGGAATTTGGGATTGATAATTCTAATTGGGGTAAACTCACACCtacacacccccatgtactttttcctctttaactTGTCCTTCATAGATCTCTGTTATTCTTCTGTGTTTACACCCAAAATGCTGATTAATTTCACATCAGAGAAGAATATTATTTCTTACTTGGGGTGCATGACTCagctttactttttctgttttttctgtatttctgaaaTCTATGTGCTGACGTCAATGGCCTATgatcgctatgtggccatctgcaacCCACTTTTGTATAATGTTGTTATGTCTCCTAAAGTGTGTTCCAGCCTTATGCTTGGTTCCTACTTGGTGGCATTTTCTCGTGCCATGGCTCACACTGGATGCATGCTGAGACTGACCTTCTGTGATGCAAACACCATCAACCATTATTTCTGTGACATCCTCCCTCTGTTCCAGCTCTCCTGCACAAATACCTATATCAACGAGCTAGAACTTTTCATTGTGGCAGGTATTAACATCATTGTACCTAATCTCACCATCATTGTCTCTTATGGCCTCATCCTCACCAACATCCTCCGCATACACTCCACACAGGGCAGGTCCAAAGCCTTCAATACCTGCAGTTCCCACATCATTGCTGTTTCTCTGTTCTTTGGatcatgtatatttatgtatctcAAACCATCTTCCGCTGGGTCTATGAATGAGAGAAAGATCTCTTCTCTCTTTTACACCAATGTGGTTGCCATGATGAATCCTTTAATCTACAGCTTGAGAAATAAAGATGTGAAAACTGCTCTGAGAAAAACTCTGAGTAGAAGACAAATTTAA
- the LOC138427306 gene encoding olfactory receptor 8B3-like isoform X1, with protein sequence MRILRRMAPGNDSFVTEFILLGLTDQPDLQLPLFLLFLVMYLVTLMGNLGLIILIGVNSHLHTPMYFFLFNLSFIDLCYSSVFTPKMLINFTSEKNIISYLGCMTQLYFFCFFCISEIYVLTSMAYDRYVAICNPLLYNVVMSPKVCSSLMLGSYLVAFSRAMAHTGCMLRLTFCDANTINHYFCDILPLFQLSCTNTYINELELFIVAGINIIVPNLTIIVSYGLILTNILRIHSTQGRSKAFNTCSSHIIAVSLFFGSCIFMYLKPSSAGSMNERKISSLFYTNVVAMMNPLIYSLRNKDVKTALRKTLSRRQI encoded by the exons ATGAGGATTCTG AGAAGAATGGCTCCTGGaaatgactcttttgtgactgaaTTCATTCTGTTGGGATTAACAGACCAACCAGATCTCCAACTCCCCCTGTTTCTCCTGTTTCTAGTAATGTATCTGGTCACTCTGATGGGGAATTTGGGATTGATAATTCTAATTGGGGTAAACTCACACCtacacacccccatgtactttttcctctttaactTGTCCTTCATAGATCTCTGTTATTCTTCTGTGTTTACACCCAAAATGCTGATTAATTTCACATCAGAGAAGAATATTATTTCTTACTTGGGGTGCATGACTCagctttactttttctgttttttctgtatttctgaaaTCTATGTGCTGACGTCAATGGCCTATgatcgctatgtggccatctgcaacCCACTTTTGTATAATGTTGTTATGTCTCCTAAAGTGTGTTCCAGCCTTATGCTTGGTTCCTACTTGGTGGCATTTTCTCGTGCCATGGCTCACACTGGATGCATGCTGAGACTGACCTTCTGTGATGCAAACACCATCAACCATTATTTCTGTGACATCCTCCCTCTGTTCCAGCTCTCCTGCACAAATACCTATATCAACGAGCTAGAACTTTTCATTGTGGCAGGTATTAACATCATTGTACCTAATCTCACCATCATTGTCTCTTATGGCCTCATCCTCACCAACATCCTCCGCATACACTCCACACAGGGCAGGTCCAAAGCCTTCAATACCTGCAGTTCCCACATCATTGCTGTTTCTCTGTTCTTTGGatcatgtatatttatgtatctcAAACCATCTTCCGCTGGGTCTATGAATGAGAGAAAGATCTCTTCTCTCTTTTACACCAATGTGGTTGCCATGATGAATCCTTTAATCTACAGCTTGAGAAATAAAGATGTGAAAACTGCTCTGAGAAAAACTCTGAGTAGAAGACAAATTTAA